From the Lepus europaeus isolate LE1 chromosome 14, mLepTim1.pri, whole genome shotgun sequence genome, the window gccttttttattttttttttaatttgacaggtagagttatagatggggggcggggcaggggagagacagagagagagagacagagaaacagagagaaaggtcttccttccattggttcgctctccaaatggcctcctcggccagtgctgcgccgatccgaagccaggagccaggtgcttcctcctggtctcccatgtgggctcaggcacccaagtacttgggccatcctccactgcactcctgggccacagcagagagctggactggaagaggagcaaccagaactagaacctggagcccatacgggatgctggtgccgcaggcagattaaccaagtgagccatggcgccggcccctggatttatttttctattcttgaATTCTAGGACCTGGTGGCAGGGGGGTCTGGCTTCTTCAGATGACCAGGGAAGGGAAAATCGGAGACGTGAGGACACCACTGGGTGAGGACGCATAGCAGATGGGTGCGGGCTCGTGGACCATGCTGTCTTGTCTGAAGCGGGATTTCATTCCTAACCAGCCAGTGTCGGTCAGCCTTGTGTTGATGGCAGGCCCCAGATTCCCCCCAGGGCTCACTTCATAGCTCTTGGTTCCCTACTAACCAGGGCAGTTAGTGACTAGGAAATAAAGCAATGTGACTTAAAATCCCCACGGGACACAGCTCAACTGAATTCAGCCTGTCACACCAGGACTTCAGAAGGTggccttctccttttttttttaggggGGGAGAGTGTAAGATGGCCAGCTGTGGGAGTCCCCAGCATTTGGAACTTACCAGCTCTTCAGCCAGGACCAGGAACGAGGCCCCAGGcttgtgggtgtgagtgtgtgtgagacggGTGTACACAGAAActgccacacccacaccccacattcCACACCAGGGTGGGACCATTCCTTGGTCTTACCTTaaccttctcttccttctcagaGGCTCTGGCGGTGATTCTGTAAGGCCAGCAGAACTAAAAGGCACTTTCTAACAACATCCCCCTTATCTGCCCCTCGCATCCGGTCTCCTGGACTCCTGCAGGTCCTGGCCATGAGTAAGGTTCACTTCCCACGGACACGGGAGTCATGTCTAGGCACGTCTAACCCCACACTTATCATCACAGGCCAACGCCACCCACAGCACCCTCCTTGGGCAGTGCCCACGTCGTGCGACTTGGTCAGGAATTTGGAGGGAGCGGTGCTCCCGCCATGAGTTACTCTATAGCTGCTTTCCAAGGAGAAAATGAACACGCACAGTGTGAAATAGTACCCTGAACAACATTTAATCTCTGGTCCTTCAGAAGGGAGTTTAGGATCTTGCAGTCACTCAGGTTTGAGTCTTTGATGGTGAGAAGGGACCCTTCGGGGGCTGTGCAGATGTCCAAGAGCACTGGTTAAGGGGTGGCAGACCCCGAGTGTCCACGGAACAGGAGTCAGCAGCCCCAGCTTCCAGTCTCAGCTCAGGGACTAAGCATCAGAGTGACTGTGGATGAACCACTTCTCTTCCCCCATGGCGAAGCTTCTCCAAGACAGCTTCCAGCTCTGAGAGATTGTGAACAGCAAGTGAAGGTTCTGGGCCAATTTCCCACCATTGGAGTAGAGGACATATAAAAACGACCCACAGTCACACGGACAAGATCTTAGGTATATATACAAAGTCTCCGGGCAGGGCTCTCTGCTCAGTGTTGACAGAGCCCTGGAGTTGGGGAGCAGGAGAGCAGGAAGAACGGGGATTTGAGAGTCTTGGACCACAGCACAGGGTATCATGGAATGTATGGAGCCCAAGGATGGGGACTCTCCCTTGGGGAGGCACGGTGTGTGTGGCACTTaccctgccttctcaggccaacAGGAGCTGTCTGCTGTCAGTCAACCAAGAGGCTTGGTTATAGCAGCGTGCCTCATCCTTGGGAGTGGTGATCCTGAGAAGGCGGTGGGTGAAGAGATAACAGAGCAGCTCCTCCTGGCACCAGGCCTTGTCCAGAGAGCCTGAGCCGAGAGAGGGGTCTGGCAAGGCAAGAGTCAGTCTCCATTTGCTGTAGGGGTTCTTGGAGGCCCCCATTTCATGGGCCCCTGGCCTTGCCAAATGTAGTGTTTTTTGCAGTCCTTGGCATATCCATATCTCACTTGACTTTGTTTCTGGCCACCCACCTCCATTGGTTCTGGCTGAGCTGAACTTGACCCAATGCAGAAAATCTCCAAGGAGAGCAGAACTCTGGACAGAAACTCCCAGTCTTGTATAAATAGCTACAGAGGTATATACAGCCTATCATacaatgcgtgtgtgtgtgcgtgtgtgtgtgtgcgtgagcaCGGGAACTTAGTCAACAACCACCCTCAGTGCAGCGTACGCTCAGACTCAAATCTCTCCCTTGTCATCACCCGGGGGGAGGAGCCCATGCCTGGCCAAGCCTGTGTGTGAGCTGTCCATGGCTCCGAAGGAGAGCCTGGCATCTCTTCTCGCGCAGAGGGGTGCGGTTAGGGCTggcagccctggcttctgcaccTACTCCTTCAACAGTCCCAGCTTCTTCAAAGCCTCCCTTCTGTGCTCATCCTGGATGCCCTTTGGGGAGATCTTGACACTGACGCACGGGGGCCGGGGAAGCTTGTCCCGGCTCTGGCCCTGGTAGGAGAGGGGCCTCGAGCTCTGCTCCAGGTCAGCCAGCTTGCCCACCTGGATTCCTGCAAAGTCCCTCCCGGTGCCCAAGGAGGCGGGGCGTGGCCGGGAATTGCGCAGGACGCTGGGTGAGATCTTGTCCATCAAGGAGCCCTTTCCCAGAGAAGTGCTGGTTTGGGGGCTGGGGTCTTTCTCAGCTGACAGGTAGCTGCTCAGCCCCACCCCCGAGCGCTCCAGAGTGTTGGACTTGAAGTTCATCTGTCTCAACCCGGGGATGCTGCTGTCCTGGAGAGTCAGCCCTGAATCTAGCTTGGGCTGAGTCAGAGGACTGTTTGCCCTCGAGGCCTTTGGGATAGGAATCGGCATAGACTTGGCAGCTGCCACCTTCCCTGGAGGGGTTTCCTGGGCAGGTGTCCAAACCTTGCCAGGAGAAGACCCCTGAgccggagctggggctggagccggaGCCTTTGCTGGCGCAGGTCCCCGAGACAGAGCCGGAactggagccggagccggagccttCCCCGCAGCTGCTGAGACCTGAACTGGAGCCGCAGGCTGAGCAGGACCCGGGGCTGCGCCTGGGGCAGGGCCCTGAGCACGAGGCTCCCTGAGCCTGAAGGAGCTGGCGGGCTTGCTCAGGTGGAGGCCGGGCTCCTCTTGGTCCTGGGGCAGCCCCAGCTTCTCCAGCGCCTCTCTGCGTGCTCGCCTCTGCTCCTGCAGTGAAGAGGGGCCCAGGCCGGACTCCCCCGAGGCAGCCTCGGCGTGGCGAGACAGCCAGTTCTGGGGCTGGCTGTGGAAGCTGCTCCGGCTGCTCTTCAGGACGATGTTAGGCGGCAGCTTCCGGGGCTTTGGGGCGGCCAGGGAAGCTGGCTGGGTGCCCGGATCGCTCCCtgatgccaggggctgggggtgccccACGGAGCCTCTCTCATTGGCTTTGTGGGACATGGCTTCTGAAGAAGTCTCCTCCGTCTTCCGGGCGTGGGGCGCCTGACTCTGCTCTCCTGGCCTCTTGGGCAGGTGGTCCTCCTCGCGCTGTTCTGGCTGCGTGTCCCGGAAAGCCTCCGGTGGGGGGATGGGCGCCACGTCCAAATCAGGGACAGCCTCCCGGGGGccggctgggcctggcctgggctcacCGCGCCAGCtgcccagctgtttcacttctgggAGCCCCGCAGGTTCTCCGGGGGTGTGGCTGTTAGTCTGGCTGGTGCTTCCGCCGAGGTTCTGGCTTCTGCCAATGTGGATATTTCTGGGGAGGCTGTAGGAGCCAGACCTGAGGCCCAGACCTTGGGGTTCAGGAGGATGGGACGAGCTGGCCTGGGTCACTGTCCTTGGCTCTGGTCTTTGCTCAGCAATCGTCTCCTTTGGATTTCCTGTGCAGTTCAGGGAGAACAGGCGAAAAGGAGAGGACAGACAACAGGGGTGAGCGCCTTGCGGCAGAGAAAAAGCAAACACTCCCTGAACTCTGATCTCCAACCAATAGCAAATGGGTGTTATTTTGTTtgatttggtttggttttctttgcttttaaaggGGTAGCACTCTTACTGATGGAGCAGCGAGAACAGATTCATTTCGACTAAGGATTCATTTTTCATGATGGTTGGGAAGACAGCAGCCCCTGACTGCTCCACACCCTTGACTCGGGGTCTCCCTGACCATCTACAGACCCCTGGGAGGTAGGGATGGCCTTGGATGGTTCGCTCTGTCTCCAGCTCCCAGATGACTGAGCCTAATGGCAACTGGTGAACAAGTGATTTGCTCTTGACTTCACCAGGCTTTTGCCTTCTACTTTGTCTTTTCACAAGCACCTGGACAAGTCTGTAGCAGGTGCAGTGTCCCTGCACTAGGGAGTGACACGGCTTCTCTAGCAGGCTAGGCAGGTGCTTAGGCCCACTGAGCCAGGGAGTTGGCATCAAGGAGCAGGGAGGCCCCCTGGCCCCACTTCCTGCTCTGTCTCAGGGAGAGTCTGATACAGTGTcgataaatgtttattaaatgagtgaatgattGCAGCCCCGATACCAGTGGCTCTGTCTGTGGGAGCAAGGTGCTTCCCACACCCTGGCACGTGTGGCCCCATACACATGGCCACATGGTGTGCCATTCGGTTCCCTTCTACCAAAGCTGAACACCACTGACTCTCCACCCTCTCCAACAGGGCCCCTTCCCTCATCTTATCTCCTGGAGCCTTGTCCTCTGGGCCACCCAGATTAGCTCGCTGGACTGACTCGGTCTCTCTAGAGCAATCACCCAGGCCTTCCTCGTGTCCTCGCTTACTTCTCTGTTCGTCTCTCCCGGGATTTTTCCATGAGAGAAAGGGAGCTGCTCAAACCCCTCTCCTTCCCAGGTCTCCGACGCGTCATGGACAGACAAGAAGCCGGCTGGCCAGCGCCCCCTCGCTGCCTCTCCCCCTGTAGCGACTTCATTTGGCCAGCAGAGTGCGGCTGCCCCTTCTGCTGTGCCCCTGGGAGCAGCTGATCGTCTGGGTGTTTTGACAGGTGCTGTCGCAGACAGTCCGTCTTACCCTTGGGGGCAGGCTGGGTTTTGGGCGGCGCTCGGAAGCCGCGGGGCGTTGGGACCAGCTCAGACTCATCGGTGGACAGTCCGCTGTCACCCTCGGTGTCCAACGAGCCGATCGTCTCCTCCAGGAAGAGCAGACACGCCTTCTCTTCTGCTGACAGGAAGTCGTAGCTGCTGTCACTCTGTGGGGAGAAGGAGCTGTGAGAGGGAGGTCCCTCTGCAGAAACTGGCCGGGCCTGAGAACCACCCTGTGGTGGCGAGGAATGCTGGAGGGCGGGAAACCATCCGCCCGCGACTCTGCCGACCTGCTGGAGCTGCGTCCTCCGGAGGCTGCGGAGCCTCAGAGAGCACAGACTGCCAGAACTGGGGGTCCAccagcacccagccctgcagcctgggcaggcaggtgcaacagtcttccctttgctggctcctgggtttagatCATCCGCAGTCCCGGGTGCACATCCCAGTTCTTTTGTGTGAACCTTGTCAAGTGTCTCAccctgtgtgtccctgggctAGCTCCAGATCATAGAGGCGACAATTTGACATGAAACTTGCATGGTATTGCTTTTAACTTTACAAAGACCTTCTGCATACTTGATTTGGTATGTCAAAGTCACTATAAGGACATGCAAATGCAGCCAAGTACTGGCTGCTAGGCCAATGCGAACAGCGGCTCGACTAGCCGCAGATACATTTGCTGAATAATTTATACTTGACTTTGAAATGCATTCCATGCAGGCTTTTTCTCCTTGTATGTTGACTTTCTTGATGGCATTTGGCTCTGGCTAACATTCAAATAACTCTGCATTTCTTTAGCAAATATTAACTGAAGGGGAAGGTGCAGGAACTGGGTGGTATGAGGGAGGGGAAAGCAACTTTGCACTAAATATTAAATCGATAGTAAAGTAGGAAATTTCTATTATTAGAAAGCGCACAGGCTGTTTGGAAGATGATTCAGATGGTGCTGtccatgccttcccaggccaggaaGATTGATGGCATTGTTGCTCTTCAAAGGAGGTTGGAGGAAAACCAAAGGTCAACTGGGAATGTCGGGACCTGGGCCCGAGCCTTCTCGATGTAGCCTTTCCTCTTCCTATGATCTGGGACACCTCTGAGCTGTACGTTCTCCAGGCCCACACAGCCAGGACGTATTTTGCGACGGCCCTAAGTGCAtcctggggggagggagagggttgTTCCAGTTGCCCCTGTCCCTTTCAGGCTCATCTGCCAGTTGCCTGATGGGGGTCCATATGGGAAGGGAAGCCCCAAAGATAGCCCTCGGCAGCCGGAAGCCAACTCCAGGAGTTACTTGAGCAAAGATCTTTTTTTACTTCCCTCTTCCTACTAAAATAGCCCTGCCACGCATAGGCCAACTCAGTTTCTCTTTTGTGGCTGACTCACTTTGAAAACTCTTAACTGGTGGACGATGGCATGTGCCTATTCATACTGGCCGCAGCCTAACAGGAAGCTGTCTGGCTGGGTCCATCACCTAGGGTCAAAAGGAAATTATGCATATATTGTCTATACTTTGGATCTgcgtatttgtgtgtgtgtttttcctttcCCCTCCACTTTTACATATCAAGCTCCAGAGGTCACAGTAAAGACCCCATTTCACCAGTCACTTTGCAGTGGAGTAATTACCCTTAACTATTCAGACCCCTGCACAGGCTAACAGTGAAGTATAAATTCTCCACGGTTGGCATATGTGCGACAAGGCAGAGCAACAAGGACATGCTTCCATTCGGACGTAGGACTGGTTTATTTTTTTACTCCAGGCTGAAAATAACCGAGACTGAAAATCGTACCCAGGAAAATCACAAGTGATTCCACACCACTCACAAAGACACGCGCTGACTTGTAAGGCTGTTGGTGTCTGCTCCCCGCGGGGCTGCCTCCTTTTCCCAAAGAGACCTGTGTTAACTGCTTTACAAGCGCCTCATTTACCCCCTGGAAGAATCCTGTGAATTCGGGGTGGACGTCATTCCCACTTTACAAACTGAGTGATTTGCTCCAGGTCAGAGAGCTTTTCCTGAGCAGGGAACCCAGGGCTGTTTGATGTGAAAACTTAGCCTCTGCGTCTTCATCAAAGACTGATGTGACACTGCTCCAGGCAGACAGCTTCGAGAAGGCACTGCTACAGAGCTCTGCACTCTACTTTTCATCACAGCTCAGACCACGGCCCATTCTCTCTCCCGAGCTCCAACCCCTGACCCAGTGAAGATTGGCCGTGTTGGTGGTGGGGGGAGTTGGAGGGTCTCCCTCATCCTGTCGCCCTCTGAGGTTACCGCACCCTATTCTTTACAGACCTAGGGGTGACTCAGAGGCAGGAAGCACCCACGGATTTTGTGATTCACTTGCTGATGAGGAAGATGAAAGAGAAGGTGCAGTGAGCGATGACTGATGGCagagcagggcggggtggggcggggcacgTGTGCGGGCAGGTGTGCGGACAGCAGACAGGTTGCGGGAGGGAGAGTACGTACAGATCCAGAgcaggtggaggggtggaggtggCGCTCACCATGCTGTCGCAGCTGCCGACGCAGGTCACGTGttcccagccaggccctgctggccacagctCCCTCTCGGGCATTGCCCGAAGCAAGGTGCAGGGGTGGCAAAAGGGGCTCCCAGAGGGGAAGCGAAGGGAAGTGAAGAATGTCCCAGGCTGGGCCTGAAAAGAGAAGATCAAAGCCACGAGTGAGCCAAAGCTTCTGCAAGGCTCTCGCCCAGGCCCCGGGGCAGCACCGCGGCATGGACACCAAGCAAGCAGAAAGCGGGGAGGGGGCCGTGAACGCGTGGGACTCCCACCCCCGCCTGCACAGACGGACACATAGGCTGGATGCCATGCACACAGAAGGATGCACTGAGGGGTGCAGAGGCTGTGCGTCCAGAAGGCAGCTCCTGTCTCTTCTCGGGGTTGTGTTTCTCTCTGAaacaggcagcttaacctacatCTGCATGGCCGAAAACAATGAATGCTACAGGGGTTACTAGCTGGGGTGCTGGGTCTAGTTCCAACGCCCACTCCAGCCATTTATGGAATTGTCACTTAAGGCAAATTACTCTATGGGTCTGTTTTCCCTCATTAAATAGGGAAATGAAGGAATCAAATGAGATGCTCTTTAGTTGGTAGTAGAttctcaaacatttaaagaataagcCAATAACTACTTTTCTTGTGAGAAGAAAAAGATAGGCTCCATGGAGGATCAGACTCCATTGAGGCAAAGGAAATCAGAGTTTAGAAGAGAAGAGTTCTGGTTAAATGGAAGAGGACGAGAGCCCCTGGCAGTACCTACCTCATATGGCCGTGTGAGAATACAATATAATCAAACACTCCATGCAAAACACTTTGCTCAGTGCATGGCCCAGTGACTGTCAGCGGCTATCACAGTCAACATCATCAACCCCACCATCGCCCTAGCCTGGGAGGCCTGAGCAGGGCACCTGCAGTGTTTGACACAAACCCAGTTTCCCTCTTGATACCGCTTCCTCACTTGTTGCACATGTTCCCAGTGAGGTTCCCTAGCTGAACGAATGAGAGGGCTGGCCTGCGTggctccctcccagctccagctccttcgGGAAAGCAAGCAGAGAAAAGGAAGGCAGTGCCGTCCTCCCTTTGAAAATCCCAAGGAACACTCCACTGGAGTTGGCCAGGGGTGACTCTTCCatgttaaaatgaaattttaaaagaatttggatTAAAAGAAAGTCCCAAGGTCAAACAGAGACTTGTGGGAGAGCTAGAATTATCAAAAAATGTTTGTCTAATTCCGAATACATTATTTCCCTTTACACCAAGCGACACTTTCTACCGTCTTTCTCTACCCTACCATTATTAGGCAATATGTCATAGAAAAGTGAGTTCTAGGGGCCGGCTCTgaggtagcaggtaaagtcaccctctgcaatgctggcatcccatatggatggtggttcaagtcccggctgctccatttccaatccagcttcctactaatgcactggggaagcaccaaaagatggcccaagtccttgggtccctgcacccatgtgggagacctagaagaagctcctggctcctgacctggcccagccctggctgttgcagccatctggggactgaaccagaggatggaagatctctctctctctctctctctctgtaactctttcaaatttatgaacctttaaaaaattgtgttctAGTTGTGATCTGAGGATGTGGGGTTTAGATGCCATGGGA encodes:
- the C14H1orf116 gene encoding specifically androgen-regulated gene protein; the protein is MPERELWPAGPGWEHVTCVGSCDSMSDSSYDFLSAEEKACLLFLEETIGSLDTEGDSGLSTDESELVPTPRGFRAPPKTQPAPKGNPKETIAEQRPEPRTVTQASSSHPPEPQGLGLRSGSYSLPRNIHIGRSQNLGGSTSQTNSHTPGEPAGLPEVKQLGSWRGEPRPGPAGPREAVPDLDVAPIPPPEAFRDTQPEQREEDHLPKRPGEQSQAPHARKTEETSSEAMSHKANERGSVGHPQPLASGSDPGTQPASLAAPKPRKLPPNIVLKSSRSSFHSQPQNWLSRHAEAASGESGLGPSSLQEQRRARREALEKLGLPQDQEEPGLHLSKPASSFRLREPRAQGPAPGAAPGPAQPAAPVQVSAAAGKAPAPAPVPALSRGPAPAKAPAPAPAPAQGSSPGKVWTPAQETPPGKVAAAKSMPIPIPKASRANSPLTQPKLDSGLTLQDSSIPGLRQMNFKSNTLERSGVGLSSYLSAEKDPSPQTSTSLGKGSLMDKISPSVLRNSRPRPASLGTGRDFAGIQVGKLADLEQSSRPLSYQGQSRDKLPRPPCVSVKISPKGIQDEHRREALKKLGLLKE